A single genomic interval of Streptomyces sp. BA2 harbors:
- a CDS encoding serine/threonine-protein kinase, which produces MSNDGGASYGPYEPTSFGLQPPQPQPYQPTAQHPAGPQQPAGPQQPGAPTPPPSPYAQFTQVVPNQPSEPDPGAGRLIAGRYRLLSKLGHGGMGTVWRAKDETVDREVAVKEPRIPDHLPERERSNAFERMRREARAAARLDHPAVVNVHDVAVEDGQPWIVMELVQGRSLGAALQEGTLGARDAARIGLEVLGALDAAHQAGILHRDVKPDNVMLGQHDRVVLTDFGIAQIEGETNLTDTGGFVGSPEFIAPERVLGQRPGPASDLWSLGVVLYAATEGVSPFRRNNTPATLQSVLNATPAAPASASGPLAQAINGLLTKDPGQRPRAAQVRALLEEVARPPQTAPTRVVQVGGGGAAGGKGVTIGRKGLLGIGAVVVAAVVAGVLVVTNPFAAAEADSWKQHEEKALGATLSAPPDYVKSVPDGINKTEHWVSYTDPSTAVSITLYLAKKSEDSVGEIAGSSAAQAYSEADGIESGDKSNMAETPAPRSRTAKTTYKDREAAENTVTYVDDSDSERQKPREAKVFYYKTKSGDMYKLWIDYPSKGDFTERGREVAKTAIAELEITKP; this is translated from the coding sequence ATGAGTAATGACGGGGGAGCCTCCTACGGCCCGTACGAACCCACCAGTTTCGGACTGCAGCCGCCGCAGCCGCAGCCTTACCAGCCGACTGCGCAGCACCCCGCCGGACCGCAGCAGCCCGCAGGACCGCAGCAGCCCGGGGCGCCGACGCCGCCCCCGTCGCCGTACGCTCAGTTCACCCAAGTGGTACCGAATCAGCCATCCGAGCCGGATCCGGGCGCGGGCCGTCTGATCGCGGGCCGTTACCGCCTGCTGTCCAAGCTCGGGCACGGCGGCATGGGCACGGTCTGGCGCGCGAAGGACGAGACGGTGGACCGCGAGGTCGCCGTCAAGGAACCCCGCATCCCCGACCACCTGCCCGAGCGCGAACGGTCCAACGCTTTCGAGCGGATGCGCCGCGAGGCGCGCGCCGCGGCCCGCCTCGACCACCCCGCCGTGGTCAACGTCCACGACGTGGCGGTGGAGGACGGCCAGCCGTGGATCGTCATGGAACTGGTCCAGGGCCGCTCGCTCGGCGCCGCGCTCCAGGAGGGCACCCTGGGCGCCCGCGACGCCGCCCGCATCGGCCTTGAGGTGCTCGGCGCCCTGGACGCCGCCCACCAGGCGGGAATCCTGCACCGTGACGTCAAGCCGGACAACGTGATGCTGGGGCAGCACGACCGCGTCGTCCTCACCGACTTCGGCATCGCCCAGATCGAGGGCGAGACGAACCTGACGGACACCGGCGGCTTCGTCGGTTCGCCCGAGTTCATCGCCCCCGAGCGGGTGCTCGGCCAGCGCCCAGGGCCGGCGTCGGACCTCTGGTCGCTCGGCGTGGTCCTCTACGCCGCGACGGAGGGCGTATCGCCGTTCCGGCGCAACAACACCCCCGCGACACTGCAGTCCGTCCTGAACGCGACCCCCGCGGCGCCCGCCTCGGCCTCGGGCCCGCTCGCGCAGGCGATCAACGGGCTCCTGACCAAGGACCCCGGCCAGCGCCCGCGCGCAGCGCAGGTCCGCGCCCTCCTGGAGGAAGTGGCCCGGCCGCCGCAGACGGCGCCGACACGGGTCGTCCAGGTCGGTGGCGGCGGTGCCGCGGGCGGCAAGGGCGTCACCATCGGCCGCAAGGGGCTCCTGGGTATCGGCGCGGTGGTCGTCGCCGCCGTGGTCGCGGGCGTCCTCGTGGTCACGAACCCGTTCGCGGCGGCCGAGGCGGACAGCTGGAAGCAGCACGAGGAGAAGGCGCTGGGCGCGACGCTGTCGGCGCCGCCGGACTATGTGAAGTCCGTGCCGGACGGCATCAACAAGACGGAGCACTGGGTCAGTTACACCGACCCGAGCACCGCCGTCTCGATCACTCTGTACCTGGCGAAGAAGTCCGAGGACAGCGTCGGCGAGATCGCGGGGTCCTCGGCCGCGCAGGCGTACAGCGAAGCCGACGGGATCGAGAGCGGCGACAAGAGCAACATGGCCGAGACGCCCGCTCCCCGGAGCAGGACGGCGAAGACCACGTACAAGGACCGGGAAGCCGCCGAGAACACGGTCACCTACGTCGACGATTCGGACTCGGAGCGACAGAAGCCGCGCGAGGCCAAGGTCTTCTACTACAAGACCAAGTCCGGCGACATGTACAAGCTCTGGATCGACTACCCGAGCAAGGGCGATTTCACCGAGCGCGGCCGCGAGGTCGCCAAGACCGCGATCGCCGAACTGGAGATCACGAAGCCCTGA
- a CDS encoding GMC family oxidoreductase, with product MSQESSVQKQPDSEAGGHAEASYDYDVLVVGSGFGGSVSALRLTEKGYRVGVLEAGRRFTRESLPKNSWDLKNYLWAPALGLYGIQRIHLLGNVMVLAGAGVGGGSLNYANTLYVPPAPFFNDPQWKDITDWQNELAPYYEQAKRMLGVRLNPTTTPSDVHLKATAQAMGVGDSFHMAPVGVFFGDGQDASGTSTARPGEEVPDPYFGGAGPSRKACSECGECMTGCRHGAKNTLNENYLYLAEKAGAVIHPMTSVVTVTEDSRGGFAVATLPTDNKRKGNGRTFTAREVVVAAGTYGTQTLLHRMKDTGLLPRISGRLGALTRTNSEALVGSQTTDRRYRKQHGAEKVDFTKGVAITSSIHPNATTHIEPVRYGKKSNAMGGMTILQVPYSIKGGKARVAGWLGNVAKHPWLTVRSLSNRRWSERTIIGLVMQTLDNSLTTYRKEKGIGKGLLTARQGHGAPNPTQIPEATEAATLLAKEINGFAGSNVGELMGTPLTAHFLGGCPIGDSADTGVIDPYHRLYGHPGISVVDGAAISANLGVNPSLTITAQAERAMSFWPNKGAEDTRPAQGTEYVRLAAVEPKSPAVPADAFGALRLPFLGMPAMPAKK from the coding sequence ATGTCACAGGAGAGCTCTGTCCAGAAACAGCCGGACAGCGAGGCGGGTGGGCACGCCGAAGCGTCGTACGACTACGACGTCCTCGTCGTCGGGTCAGGCTTCGGCGGCTCCGTCTCCGCTCTGCGTCTGACGGAGAAGGGCTACCGCGTCGGCGTGCTCGAAGCGGGGCGCCGCTTCACCCGCGAGTCGCTCCCGAAGAACTCCTGGGACCTCAAGAACTACCTCTGGGCACCGGCGCTCGGCCTCTACGGCATCCAGCGCATCCATCTGCTCGGCAACGTGATGGTGCTCGCGGGGGCGGGCGTCGGCGGAGGTTCGCTGAACTACGCGAACACGCTCTACGTACCCCCCGCGCCGTTCTTCAACGACCCGCAGTGGAAGGACATCACGGACTGGCAGAACGAGCTCGCCCCCTACTACGAGCAGGCCAAGCGCATGCTCGGGGTGCGGCTCAACCCGACCACGACTCCGTCCGACGTCCACCTGAAGGCGACCGCCCAGGCCATGGGAGTGGGCGACAGCTTCCACATGGCGCCGGTCGGCGTCTTCTTCGGAGACGGGCAGGACGCCTCAGGTACTTCAACGGCCAGGCCCGGCGAGGAAGTTCCCGATCCCTACTTCGGGGGCGCGGGCCCGTCGCGCAAGGCCTGCAGCGAATGCGGCGAGTGCATGACGGGCTGCCGCCACGGCGCCAAGAACACCCTCAATGAGAACTACCTCTACCTGGCGGAGAAGGCGGGCGCCGTCATCCACCCGATGACGTCCGTCGTCACCGTCACGGAGGACTCGCGGGGCGGTTTCGCCGTGGCGACCCTGCCCACGGACAACAAGCGCAAGGGCAACGGCCGTACGTTCACGGCGCGCGAGGTCGTCGTCGCTGCGGGCACCTACGGCACGCAGACGCTCCTGCACCGTATGAAGGACACCGGCCTGCTCCCGCGCATCTCGGGGCGGCTCGGCGCGCTGACCCGCACCAACTCCGAGGCCCTGGTGGGATCCCAGACCACCGACCGCCGCTACCGCAAGCAGCACGGCGCCGAGAAGGTGGACTTCACCAAGGGCGTCGCGATCACCTCGTCCATCCACCCGAACGCCACCACGCACATCGAGCCGGTCCGCTACGGCAAGAAGTCCAACGCGATGGGCGGCATGACGATCCTGCAAGTGCCGTACAGCATCAAGGGCGGCAAGGCGCGCGTCGCCGGATGGCTCGGCAACGTCGCCAAGCACCCGTGGCTGACGGTCCGTTCACTCTCCAACCGGCGCTGGTCGGAGCGGACCATCATCGGCCTCGTCATGCAGACGCTCGACAACTCCCTGACCACGTACCGCAAGGAGAAGGGCATCGGCAAGGGCCTGCTGACCGCCCGGCAGGGCCATGGCGCGCCCAACCCGACGCAGATCCCCGAGGCCACCGAGGCCGCGACGCTGCTCGCCAAGGAGATCAACGGCTTCGCCGGGTCGAACGTGGGCGAGCTGATGGGCACCCCGCTGACCGCGCACTTCCTGGGCGGCTGCCCGATCGGCGACTCGGCCGACACCGGGGTCATCGACCCGTACCACCGCCTCTACGGCCACCCCGGCATCTCGGTCGTCGACGGCGCCGCGATCTCCGCGAACCTGGGTGTGAATCCGTCCCTCACGATCACCGCGCAGGCCGAGCGCGCGATGTCGTTCTGGCCCAACAAGGGCGCCGAGGACACGCGTCCCGCGCAGGGCACGGAGTACGTGCGTCTCGCCGCCGTCGAGCCGAAGTCCCCGGCGGTACCGGCGGACGCGTTCGGCGCGCTGAGGCTTCCCTTCCTGGGGATGCCCGCGATGCCGGCGAAGAAGTAG
- a CDS encoding succinic semialdehyde dehydrogenase encodes MTDSQATAAPLGTNPTATAPEGARTAADVVTPELIAQLTRDVIGSGRTANHTPFTGEKLADLPESTPEDVATAFERARVAQIAWERTPVRRRAAVLLRFHDLVLQRQAEVLDLIQLETGKARLHAHEELQAVAVAARHYGRKAPAYLNPKRHTGVVPTLTKVTENRQPRGVVGQIAPWNYPFELSIGDALPALVAGNALVMKPDTETCLTALWARDLIIEAGLPAEVFQVVIGDGPVVGPEIVKHADYVSFTGSTRTGREVAQGAAGRLVGVSLELGGKNAMLVLHDADIEKAAAGAVRACFSSAGQLCISIERLYVHESIADEFVERFAARTKAMRLGRSLAYGAEMGSLVGERQLETTKRHVDEAVAKGATVLAGGVARPDIGPFFFEPTILDGVESPMAVCGEETFGPVVSIYRFTDENEAVELANSTSYGLNSSVWTKDGSRGRKLAARLRTGTVNVNEGFAPAYGSVQSPMGGMKDSGLGRRHGSEGILKYTEAQTVAHQRLMPLAPSFGMDDEKYAAFMSLSLKVMKSLRLR; translated from the coding sequence ATGACGGACTCGCAGGCCACCGCAGCGCCCCTCGGAACGAACCCGACAGCCACCGCCCCCGAAGGCGCGCGCACCGCCGCCGACGTGGTGACTCCCGAGCTCATCGCGCAGCTCACCCGGGACGTGATCGGTTCGGGACGGACCGCCAACCACACGCCGTTCACCGGTGAGAAGCTGGCCGACCTGCCCGAGTCCACCCCCGAGGACGTGGCCACCGCCTTCGAGCGGGCGCGGGTCGCCCAGATCGCCTGGGAGCGCACCCCGGTCCGCCGCCGCGCCGCGGTCCTGCTCCGCTTCCACGACCTGGTCCTGCAGCGCCAGGCCGAGGTCCTCGACCTCATACAGCTGGAGACCGGCAAGGCCAGGCTGCACGCGCACGAGGAGCTGCAGGCCGTCGCCGTCGCCGCGCGGCACTACGGCCGCAAGGCCCCCGCGTACCTGAACCCCAAGCGGCACACCGGCGTCGTACCGACCCTCACGAAGGTCACCGAGAACCGTCAGCCGCGCGGTGTGGTCGGCCAGATCGCGCCCTGGAACTACCCCTTCGAGCTGTCCATCGGCGACGCCCTGCCCGCGCTCGTCGCGGGCAACGCGCTGGTGATGAAGCCCGACACGGAGACCTGCCTGACCGCCCTGTGGGCCCGCGACCTCATCATCGAGGCCGGTCTGCCCGCCGAGGTCTTCCAGGTCGTCATCGGTGACGGGCCCGTCGTCGGACCCGAGATCGTCAAGCACGCCGACTACGTCTCCTTCACCGGCTCCACCCGCACCGGCCGCGAGGTCGCACAGGGCGCCGCGGGCCGCCTCGTCGGCGTCTCGCTCGAACTGGGCGGCAAGAACGCCATGTTGGTGCTCCACGACGCCGACATCGAGAAGGCGGCCGCGGGTGCCGTGAGGGCCTGTTTCTCGTCCGCAGGCCAGCTGTGCATCTCCATCGAGCGGCTGTACGTCCACGAGTCGATCGCCGACGAGTTCGTGGAGCGCTTCGCGGCGCGGACGAAGGCTATGCGGCTCGGCCGCTCCCTCGCGTACGGAGCGGAGATGGGCTCGCTGGTCGGCGAGCGGCAGCTGGAGACCACCAAGCGGCATGTCGACGAGGCGGTCGCCAAGGGCGCGACGGTGCTCGCGGGCGGCGTCGCCCGGCCCGACATCGGCCCGTTCTTCTTCGAGCCGACGATCCTGGACGGCGTCGAGTCCCCGATGGCGGTGTGCGGCGAGGAGACCTTCGGCCCTGTCGTCTCCATCTACCGCTTCACCGATGAGAACGAAGCGGTCGAGCTCGCCAACTCCACGTCGTACGGCCTGAATTCCTCGGTCTGGACGAAGGACGGCAGCCGCGGCCGCAAGCTCGCCGCCCGCCTGCGCACCGGCACGGTCAACGTGAACGAGGGCTTCGCGCCCGCCTACGGCAGCGTGCAGTCGCCGATGGGCGGCATGAAGGACTCGGGCCTCGGCCGCCGGCACGGCTCCGAGGGCATCCTGAAGTACACCGAGGCGCAGACCGTCGCGCACCAGCGGCTGATGCCGCTCGCGCCGTCCTTCGGCATGGACGACGAGAAGTACGCGGCGTTCATGAGCCTGAGCCTGAAGGTCATGAAGTCCCTGCGCCTGCGCTAG
- a CDS encoding serine/threonine-protein kinase gives MQGLLLAGRYRLGESIGRGGMGRVWRAQDEVLHRTVAVKELTAAQFVAEADRAILFARTHAEARAAARINHPAVVTVHDVLEYDDRPWIVMELVEGRSLADAVKERGRIDPVEAARIGLWTLKALRAAHAAGVLHRDVKPGNVLLADDRRILLTDFGIAAIEGDTTITRTGEVVGSVDYLAPERVSGANPGPASDLWALGATLYTAVEGNSPFRRTSPLGTMQAVVTEEPAPAEYAGALAPVIGALLRKDPDTRPTAEVAELMLAEAAEGRLPSAAEAYVPTQIHATPQQPSPRPQHQPQPQVHTPQFGHHPIEPGTVVHGNGSGPAPHTSGTVVQGTHQSPPSPQKRRKLPAIVAAVAAVVLLGGGTAGYLYYADGDDGSTQQSSDGGPGKTVGGIPEDWQRVHDAEGFSMMLPKDWEREADGSQIDYTPDHGRHFVRVAIDRNSTWESPYTHQLDLEKNLKVKLPRYKRLQLDQNTFRDRPGALWEFSWTAGANDTTAGPRRAISQSYLSRDGVEYVIYMSSPADDWNTARQQFDAMLRGWRER, from the coding sequence ATGCAGGGCCTGCTCCTCGCGGGCCGCTACCGGCTCGGAGAGTCCATCGGCCGCGGTGGCATGGGACGGGTGTGGCGCGCACAGGACGAGGTGCTGCACCGGACCGTCGCCGTCAAGGAACTGACGGCAGCGCAGTTCGTGGCGGAGGCCGACCGCGCGATCCTCTTCGCCCGTACGCACGCTGAGGCGCGGGCCGCCGCCCGGATCAACCACCCCGCCGTCGTCACCGTCCACGACGTCCTTGAGTACGACGACCGCCCCTGGATCGTGATGGAGCTGGTCGAGGGCCGCTCGCTCGCGGACGCCGTCAAGGAGCGGGGCCGCATCGACCCCGTCGAGGCCGCCCGCATCGGCCTGTGGACCCTGAAGGCCCTGCGCGCCGCGCACGCCGCCGGGGTTCTGCACCGCGACGTCAAGCCCGGCAACGTACTCCTGGCGGACGACCGGCGCATCCTGCTCACCGACTTCGGGATCGCCGCGATCGAGGGGGACACGACGATCACGCGGACCGGCGAGGTCGTCGGCTCCGTCGACTATCTGGCGCCCGAGCGGGTCAGCGGCGCCAACCCCGGGCCCGCGTCCGACCTGTGGGCCCTCGGCGCCACGCTTTACACGGCGGTCGAGGGGAACTCCCCCTTCCGGCGCACGTCTCCGCTGGGCACCATGCAGGCCGTGGTCACGGAGGAGCCCGCGCCGGCCGAGTACGCGGGGGCGCTCGCCCCGGTCATCGGCGCCCTCCTGCGCAAGGACCCGGACACCCGGCCGACCGCGGAGGTCGCCGAGCTGATGCTGGCCGAGGCGGCGGAGGGGCGACTGCCCAGCGCGGCGGAGGCGTACGTGCCGACGCAGATCCACGCCACGCCCCAGCAGCCGAGCCCGCGGCCGCAGCACCAGCCGCAGCCGCAGGTCCACACCCCGCAGTTCGGCCACCACCCCATTGAGCCCGGCACCGTCGTCCACGGAAACGGCTCCGGCCCCGCACCCCACACCTCCGGCACTGTCGTCCAAGGCACCCACCAGTCCCCGCCCAGCCCCCAGAAGCGCCGCAAGCTGCCCGCGATCGTCGCGGCGGTCGCCGCGGTCGTGCTGCTCGGCGGCGGAACCGCCGGCTACCTGTACTACGCCGACGGCGACGACGGCAGTACGCAGCAGTCCAGCGACGGAGGGCCGGGCAAGACTGTCGGCGGCATCCCCGAGGACTGGCAGCGCGTGCACGACGCCGAGGGCTTCAGCATGATGCTGCCCAAGGACTGGGAGCGCGAGGCCGACGGCAGCCAGATCGACTACACGCCCGACCACGGCCGCCACTTCGTACGCGTCGCCATCGACCGCAACTCGACGTGGGAGAGCCCCTACACGCACCAGCTGGACCTGGAGAAGAACCTCAAGGTCAAACTGCCCCGCTACAAGCGGCTGCAGCTGGACCAGAACACCTTCCGCGACCGGCCCGGCGCGCTCTGGGAGTTCAGCTGGACGGCGGGGGCGAACGACACGACAGCGGGCCCGCGCCGCGCCATCTCACAGTCCTATCTCAGCCGTGACGGCGTCGAGTACGTGATTTACATGTCGTCCCCCGCCGACGACTGGAACACGGCGCGCCAGCAGTTCGACGCGATGCTCCGGGGCTGGCGGGAGCGCTGA
- a CDS encoding chorismate mutase, translated as MTIATTHKTHKTDQADKTGARTPEAADVIEGARDRIDALDDRIIGLVQERMAVSAVIQEARIGSGGRRVNLSREMEVLAHYRDALGKPGTSLAMTLLELCRGRV; from the coding sequence ATGACCATCGCCACGACCCACAAGACCCACAAGACCGACCAGGCCGACAAGACCGGCGCCCGCACCCCCGAGGCCGCCGATGTGATCGAGGGCGCACGCGACCGCATCGACGCACTCGACGACCGCATCATCGGTCTCGTACAGGAACGGATGGCCGTGTCGGCCGTCATCCAGGAGGCCCGGATCGGTTCGGGCGGCCGCCGCGTCAATCTCTCGCGCGAGATGGAGGTCCTCGCCCACTACAGGGACGCACTCGGCAAGCCCGGTACGTCGCTCGCGATGACGCTCCTCGAGCTGTGCAGGGGCCGGGTCTGA
- a CDS encoding LAETG motif-containing sortase-dependent surface protein: MRNNGHTRVPTAEASTSVSPTRWYAGLPEVFMKLRCVMAAAAATAAIAPLALLSAPAAFATDATTPSPSTSATESATPSATATESATPTGSATPSATATESATPAPSATATESATPTKQPTGSATPTGEPTAEPTDCPVDENGEDADSKLELGLSGLPGKIVAGSGWHQFKLTASNPSDEDLGEVQWLAAVDNFTESEDEKDWLANYAQIQYFNPDSKAWESIADEVSGGLYFGSTELGAKEKVDIKLRVNVSAEAPAGDGYALGLGGYLDSEQNCVHNAFAFYEFTVLKAGSNNENPGEAEENKGGKTPAGGKTPTGGAKEIPTTGNLAETGSSSMLPTIGLVGGVAVIAGAGAVFVVRRKKADATA; this comes from the coding sequence ATGCGTAACAACGGCCACACCCGCGTCCCCACCGCGGAGGCCTCCACCTCCGTATCGCCCACCAGGTGGTACGCCGGACTCCCTGAGGTCTTCATGAAGCTTCGCTGTGTCATGGCCGCCGCGGCCGCGACCGCCGCCATAGCCCCGCTCGCGCTGCTTTCGGCCCCTGCCGCCTTCGCGACCGACGCCACCACGCCGAGCCCGAGCACGTCGGCCACCGAGTCGGCCACGCCCAGCGCGACGGCCACCGAGTCCGCGACGCCCACCGGGTCGGCCACGCCCAGCGCGACGGCCACCGAGTCGGCCACCCCGGCGCCGAGCGCGACGGCCACCGAGTCGGCCACGCCCACGAAGCAGCCCACCGGATCGGCCACGCCGACCGGGGAGCCCACCGCGGAGCCCACGGACTGCCCGGTCGACGAGAACGGCGAGGACGCCGACTCGAAGCTGGAGCTCGGGCTCTCGGGCCTGCCCGGCAAGATCGTCGCGGGCAGCGGCTGGCACCAGTTCAAGCTGACCGCCTCCAACCCGAGCGACGAGGACCTCGGCGAGGTCCAGTGGCTCGCCGCCGTGGACAACTTCACGGAGAGCGAGGACGAGAAGGACTGGCTCGCGAACTACGCGCAGATCCAGTACTTCAACCCCGACTCCAAGGCCTGGGAGTCCATCGCGGACGAGGTCTCGGGCGGCCTCTACTTCGGCAGCACCGAGCTGGGTGCCAAGGAGAAGGTCGACATCAAGCTGCGCGTCAACGTCAGCGCCGAGGCCCCGGCCGGTGACGGCTACGCGCTCGGCCTCGGCGGCTACCTCGACTCCGAGCAGAACTGCGTGCACAACGCGTTCGCGTTCTACGAGTTCACCGTCCTGAAGGCCGGCAGCAACAACGAGAACCCGGGCGAGGCCGAGGAGAACAAGGGCGGCAAGACGCCCGCCGGTGGCAAGACGCCCACCGGTGGCGCCAAGGAGATCCCGACCACCGGCAACCTCGCCGAGACCGGCTCCAGCTCCATGCTGCCGACCATCGGCCTCGTCGGCGGTGTCGCCGTCATCGCCGGTGCGGGCGCGGTCTTCGTCGTCCGCCGCAAGAAGGCCGACGCCACCGCGTAA
- a CDS encoding serine/threonine-protein kinase, translating to MGSVGDNARVIAGRYRLDARLGRGGMGVVWQATDQFLGRRVAVKELALDDTLSESDAMQQRERTLREARAAAQLRHPHIIVVHDVVVQSDHPYIVMELIEGGSLAARISRAGPMSAREVARMGIALLGALRVAHAAGVLHRDIKPANVLMEEATGRVVLTDFGIAQVSGATTLTEIGSFVGSPEYTAPERMSGERTGPESDLWSLGALLVTAMTGESPFRRDSISGVLHAVVFDEIRPPPAAAPLLPVILGLLERDPERRLGVEDAERLLRTYVETGRMPSTPAGRAGGQPSALPGGRLGGYTPTYRDLPTRPPAQSAGPSRGRRRIMLIAAALVAAVAGAGVSAALLMGRDGDGDRGEPTTTATQSAPTKTVSPSPSPTPTVTVTRGSRTPKPSTPEAPEGYRVTKDRRGFTLAVPHGFTREVDGPRVFYKSAGGTFRIGIKESAPEPGGPLAVQRRSDAKGPENNPGYRDGEVTETSHNGRPAALWQFSWDGFTAAEGDRHTYDLCWEEGGRMYDVWVSAPIDKAEEGRRYFDTAVDSFVRR from the coding sequence ATGGGGAGCGTGGGGGACAACGCCCGGGTCATAGCTGGCCGTTACCGCCTGGATGCGCGGCTCGGCCGGGGTGGCATGGGCGTGGTCTGGCAGGCCACGGATCAGTTCCTCGGCCGCCGGGTCGCCGTCAAGGAACTCGCCCTCGACGACACGCTCTCCGAATCCGACGCGATGCAGCAGCGCGAACGGACCCTGCGCGAGGCCCGGGCGGCGGCGCAGCTCAGGCATCCGCACATCATCGTCGTCCATGACGTCGTCGTGCAGAGCGACCATCCGTACATCGTCATGGAGTTGATCGAGGGCGGCTCGCTGGCCGCGCGGATCTCGCGAGCGGGTCCGATGAGCGCGCGTGAGGTCGCCCGGATGGGCATCGCGCTTCTTGGCGCGCTGCGCGTCGCGCATGCCGCCGGGGTTCTGCACCGCGACATCAAACCCGCGAACGTCCTCATGGAGGAGGCGACCGGCCGTGTCGTCCTCACCGACTTCGGGATCGCGCAGGTCAGCGGGGCGACGACGCTCACGGAGATCGGGTCGTTCGTGGGTTCTCCCGAATACACCGCGCCCGAGCGGATGTCGGGCGAGCGGACGGGGCCCGAGTCCGACCTCTGGTCGCTCGGCGCGCTCCTCGTCACGGCGATGACCGGAGAGTCGCCCTTCCGCCGGGACTCGATCAGCGGTGTGCTGCACGCCGTCGTCTTCGACGAGATCCGCCCGCCGCCCGCCGCCGCGCCGCTGCTGCCCGTCATCCTCGGCCTCCTCGAACGCGACCCGGAGCGGCGGCTCGGCGTGGAGGACGCGGAGCGGCTGCTGCGGACGTACGTCGAGACGGGACGGATGCCGTCGACGCCCGCGGGCCGGGCCGGCGGTCAGCCGTCGGCGCTGCCGGGCGGGCGGCTCGGCGGCTACACGCCCACCTACCGTGACCTGCCCACGCGCCCGCCCGCGCAGTCGGCGGGGCCTTCCCGCGGCCGTCGCCGGATCATGCTGATCGCGGCCGCGCTCGTGGCCGCGGTGGCCGGAGCCGGGGTGTCCGCCGCGCTCCTGATGGGCAGGGACGGCGACGGCGACCGCGGTGAGCCCACGACGACGGCCACGCAGTCCGCGCCGACGAAGACGGTGAGCCCCTCGCCATCGCCGACCCCGACGGTGACGGTCACGCGCGGCTCGCGCACCCCCAAGCCCTCCACGCCCGAGGCCCCCGAGGGCTACCGCGTGACGAAGGACCGCCGCGGCTTCACGCTCGCCGTGCCCCACGGCTTCACGCGCGAGGTGGACGGGCCCCGCGTCTTCTACAAGTCGGCGGGCGGCACCTTCCGCATCGGCATCAAGGAGTCGGCCCCCGAGCCGGGCGGGCCGCTCGCCGTGCAGCGCCGCTCCGACGCCAAAGGGCCCGAGAACAACCCGGGTTACCGGGACGGAGAGGTCACCGAGACCTCGCACAACGGACGGCCCGCCGCCCTCTGGCAGTTCAGCTGGGACGGCTTCACGGCTGCGGAGGGCGACCGGCACACGTACGACCTCTGCTGGGAGGAGGGCGGCCGGATGTACGACGTGTGGGTCTCGGCGCCGATCGACAAGGCCGAGGAAGGCCGACGGTACTTCGACACGGCGGTGGACTCGTTCGTACGCCGTTGA